From a region of the Corallococcus coralloides DSM 2259 genome:
- a CDS encoding acyltransferase family protein has translation MSAPPRPAAAHHPDLDWLRVLAIVVLHLFHTGMMFNTWEWHIKSPQALPVLEPVMGVLHLVRMPLLMVISGAGTAFALRRRSLRAFTKDRAKRLLLPLVFGMFVVVPPQIYVERLFQGRIQGSYAAFYPTVFDFVPYPAGSFSWHHLWFVAYLFVYCLLALPLFAALRTQAGGRFLAWADAWLSRGVNVLWLVVPLALNRVLLRDFPETHALLDDPRTFVHYGLLFLYGHLLGRCPGVWGRLVALRHGLLAVTVAALIVELVWPWPVMPVVPAIVGGTVLIWSGLLTAMAFARHHVRTAPAWLSHAQALSYPFYIFHQTVILCVGYLCLRLPVGPWAMLFAVLTLSFAVTLALCEGVSRVSWLRPLFGMKPRAACPAVLTPEAVG, from the coding sequence ATGAGCGCCCCACCCCGCCCCGCCGCCGCGCACCACCCCGACCTGGACTGGCTCCGCGTGCTGGCCATCGTGGTGCTGCACCTGTTCCACACCGGGATGATGTTCAACACCTGGGAGTGGCACATCAAGAGCCCCCAGGCGCTGCCGGTGCTGGAGCCCGTGATGGGAGTGCTGCACCTGGTGCGCATGCCGCTGTTGATGGTCATCTCCGGCGCGGGCACCGCGTTCGCGCTCCGGCGGCGCTCCTTGAGGGCGTTCACGAAGGACCGGGCGAAGCGGCTGTTGTTGCCGCTGGTGTTCGGCATGTTCGTGGTGGTGCCGCCGCAGATCTACGTGGAGCGGCTGTTCCAGGGCCGCATCCAGGGAAGCTACGCCGCGTTCTACCCGACGGTGTTCGACTTCGTGCCCTACCCCGCGGGCAGCTTCAGCTGGCACCATCTGTGGTTCGTGGCCTACCTGTTCGTCTACTGCCTCCTGGCCCTGCCCCTCTTCGCGGCGCTGCGCACGCAGGCCGGGGGACGGTTCCTCGCGTGGGCGGACGCGTGGCTGTCGCGAGGGGTGAACGTGCTGTGGCTTGTCGTGCCGCTGGCGCTCAACCGGGTGCTCTTGCGCGACTTCCCAGAGACGCACGCACTGCTGGATGATCCGCGCACGTTCGTGCACTACGGCCTGCTGTTCCTCTACGGGCACCTGCTGGGCCGCTGCCCGGGCGTGTGGGGCCGGCTGGTGGCGCTGCGCCACGGGCTCCTGGCCGTGACGGTGGCGGCACTCATCGTGGAGCTGGTGTGGCCGTGGCCGGTGATGCCGGTGGTGCCCGCCATCGTGGGGGGCACGGTGCTCATCTGGAGCGGGCTGCTGACGGCGATGGCCTTCGCGCGGCACCACGTGCGCACGGCCCCCGCGTGGCTTTCGCACGCGCAGGCGCTGTCGTATCCGTTCTACATCTTCCACCAGACGGTCATCCTCTGCGTGGGCTACCTGTGTCTGCGGCTGCCAGTAGGTCCCTGGGCCATGCTCTTCGCGGTGCTCACGCTGTCCTTCGCCGTCACGCTGGCGCTGTGCGAGGGCGTGTCCCGCGTGTCGTGGCTCCGGCCGCTCTTCGGCATGAAGCCCCGGGCCGCGTGTCCGGCCGTCCTCACCCCGGAGGCCGTGGGGTGA